A region of Zeugodacus cucurbitae isolate PBARC_wt_2022May chromosome 5, idZeuCucr1.2, whole genome shotgun sequence DNA encodes the following proteins:
- the LOC105208960 gene encoding uncharacterized protein LOC105208960 isoform X2, producing MHAVNGDAMEQDEEEEEHDAAGDGGDDVDEDDDDDEEEEINEAENTGRREQRTRTKAEEEGGGRDDDDEDDDEEEDEGDDDAHNAAFNVTARQLRAVTDALASVTADNDRFLETPNASNAAADVSSGAPVNTCNISNGKDGADNNATNNNNNSSSNHSQSNLAHQTNNNNNNTNNDDNSNASSEDDEGDEDDDDDDMVCHGMRALDGMGVGDAHRAAVNANNSSNNNNSHHNSNSAADALLMAAIASANTNGTNSNGGGAAGGLGNALSTSAITESHNQCATQQSGATGVSALFDSALGVSSGNNCNELARSSSASLSNNSSSTAALGGGGGGGSVIGAGDANSIGIGGSGGGGGGNGSLCGGVSGSGGNGITAGIGGESMCGGAPSEAGSAAGTTGSGHSERKKYRHQNYSKNIYIGTKNAEKWEHTRTRLQFKNDVEFVTYLLNFADNDTERLANLPPPSAPTTPTKSFANNFKLEPNLSVKEFSKSQTENSSEAPTPAPTRRKYKKRVQFSDALNGFPKIKDFSNFSAKAKKHDQKMKNAANASGAATDTLPEVLDCRIAEKIKSELEEKGATKASAHQNALCLKKAGEAGDELETQHHSDEDDDEDAEAETAGADPTSAAALAAAVSVAAAAIGDVVDANSGAGVGATATPTLNAPTAMATTSNIRAKPKGKRGPKPAATPLPVNNAFSSLGTSLADDDEDELDGDTDGDDEDEEMDEEALAREMKNEQNFVEEEDEHDIAFRSQQSCRECSITHDYKICPLRTAIGIITDAVDLSEWIERKNLEALAKLKHDAQRQAKQDHDPDDEDMDETSQMSELETKPLITFAEASVPAEFELHNVEPNVTGVFARTEVRSYTKLGPLIGQPVQSSDVREGSDMKWIFEICEAGAELSQLLSCDNPNTSNWLRYIRPAPSYEERNVNLVSIERQAFFVTCRDVKNGMELLYWSDDCNTMWRKKHTEKTNCGGCNLRFDHPLYYRTHCSIFHDPSMSLTIRKYHCKVCGEAVLGKDNIMKHAAEKHEGKGAYQCQFCNKFFLRLNYLEMHRTYGCAANPNRARPLCDFCGRKFCQPQKLKAHIKRMHSGSRAALQRHSKEVHSRNSTVVSCPRCQKLFQNRSNLKIHMLTHSGVRPFKCSEPECNAAFTTKQCLQFHYKKVHNYTQEQMPRIERSVAYTFDAYSGGMKVDFLEQAPRRRRKSLEDQNSRLSSSIQSDTEFSDDNIFEAIKKSGKSIKDLCRNEPNLSLLSSKISSIFGEKVVGSRKRKKKKEPSTPSMNLMGAVAGGAGVGVGVGNATEEDDEDEHMEQVRRKQANAQLSLVESFLTTTAQRLTAQQQVQQVVAAAAAVSAMAGAGAAAVAEDPTKMHMMTGLNSQHHAMAMSGHAVAGMLNDDDDEEDDEDDNGTDDVHDGGHGETHDDNNGYRHHAGMNALGQNLVVSKGSKKWISGDDRHLSRDCVNTVDRCGMGGGGGVGVGVGGGVDTDAAVAAAMGGAAAVAAACSMAGNGGGVGVGVGNDMGMPPFAVPPSSVDDANKLIGHNRDFLARLMNSANASHAHHNNRGEEDENSSFLDVVESNNNNQNQLAQYHHNSGGGGGGGVVGNVGAGGHVVNTGNGNTNNMVGAGANNTPGHQAEEAQLQMNSLAHSQSFMSSFYNNANARLSGAGGASTSASMLVEAALNSVGNMIDSENSDMKVPNDSNINTDSPMSAHHVDNETNRFNTDTAANHHSINSIDNLENELKMMKNLSSFPMQIPPLPMFPNSGNAMTSCNISPNASTPTNPQSNQNNNDVDVDASSTPRPQHLGGGATDSDGFASVHHRTPPTPQPISPGRDYGMFSNANATGANGTPGGPGTAGSNSSGNSASGNSNNNISASSPLPTMQGHRRNASSVGSAYPEHELISPASSPSIPRYNFNGEMMRHKRAEHENERRQAIGHNPHLSSDDENSIMPQNSSGQDMRMKFSQSQMDLMYTKYESMAANAANLKYNSQELDSPAEYRSANSNTATAPTANDLSDLQGLDMSRSSVSASNYHHNFQLPGSASTNIPGIGRYHHHIYDILSEREQQTQQAQTQQQQHHSSAVAAAAAVAAQHQQQQEHSSQLAMQQHQSAMHNMLPDQLGEQDHDQTTSVDLSRTANYVVPSPPQLPYNHPHHDMLRMASLDLTPNTNMSVGNNRSFLSSQMQHQSRESLEHHRLLSTVEQHRILAASNVAADQHRLLVDPTAHLLMEQNNRLLGTDQSRLLGESAQNRHMARSFGAYHQVASGNYHPGVRPPVLPSANHHASNPSNYHPFPAYY from the exons ATGCATGCAGTCAACGGCGACGCGATGGAGCAGGACGAGGAGGAAGAGGAGCATGACGCTGCTGGTGATGGTGGCGACGACGTTGATGAGGATGATGACGacgatgaagaagaagaaatcaaTGAGGCTGAAAACACAGGACGGCGTGAACAACGAACACGCACGAAAGCGGAGGAGGAAGGCGGCGGTCGCGACGATGACGACGAGGATGATGATGAAGAGGAGGATGAGGGGGATGATGACGCTCATAATGCAGCGTTCAATGTCACAGCGCGACAATTGCGAGCTGTCACAGATGCATTGGCTAGTGTGACCGCTGACAATGACAGGTTTCTCGAAACGCCGAACGCGTCCAATGCAGCCGCGGATGTGAGCTCTGGTGCGCCAGTTAATACATGCAATATTAGTAATGGCAAAGATGGTGCTGACAATAATgccaccaacaataacaacaacagtagtagCAACCACAGCCAAAGCAATCTGGCGCACCAaactaacaataataacaacaacaccaacaatgatGACAATAGCAACGCCAGCAGTGAAGATGACGAAGGCGACGAGGACGATGATGACGACGATATGGTCTGTCATGGCATGCGCGCACTCGATGGCATGGGTGTGGGTGACGCACATCGCGCGGCAGTTAATgctaacaacagcagcaacaataacaacagtcaTCACAATAGCAACAGCGCTGCGGATGCATTGCTTATGGCCGCGATTGCCAGCGCAAATACCAATGGCACAAACAGCAATGGTGGCGGCGCTGCGGGCGGTCTCGGCAATGCGCTGTCGACAAGTGCCATTACAGAGTCGCACAACCAATGCGCGACGCAGCAAAGTGGTGCCACCGGCGTTAGTGCACTTTTCGATAGCGCTTTAGGCGTGAGCAGCGGCAACAATTGCAATGAACTGGCACGCAGCAGTAGCGCTAGCTTGAGCAATAATAGTTCGTCTACCGCCGCGCtgggcggtggtggtggcggtggcagCGTTATCGGTGCGGGTGATGCGAATAGCATCGGTATTGGTGGCagcggtggtggcggcggcggtaaTGGTAGCCTTTGTGGTGGTGTTAGTGGCAGTGGTGGCAATGGTATCACGGCTGGCATTGGTGGTGAGAGCATGTGCGGCGGTGCGCCTAGCGAGGCAGGCAGCGCGGCTGGCACAACGGGTTCGGGCCACAGTGAGCGTAAAAAGTATCGCCAtcaaaattatagtaaaaatatttatatcggCACCAAGAATGCGGAAAAGTGGGAGCACACACGTACGCGTCTGCAGTTCAAAAACGATGTGGAGTTCGTAACGTACTTGTTGAATTTCGCCGACAATGATACGGAGCGTCTGGCGAA CTTACCGCCACCCTCAGCGCCCACAACACCCACAAAGAGTTTCGCCAACAACTTCAAACTAGAGCCCAATCTCAGCGTGAAGGAGTTCAGCAAAAGTCAAACTGAGAATAGCAGCGAGGCACCAACACCAGCGCCGACACGCAGGAAATACAAAAAGCGCGTACAATTCAGTGACGCGCTCAATGGCTTCCCGAAAATAAAAGACTTTTCGAATTTCTCCGCCAAAGCGAAGAAACACGATCAAAAGATGAAGAATGCCGCAAATGCGAGCGGTGCAGCCACTGATACCTTGCCTGAAGTGTTGGATTGTCGCATAGCGGAGAAGATCAAGAGCGAACTGGAAGAGAAGGGCGCCACAAAAGCGTCAGCGCATCAAAATGCATTGTGTCTGAAGAAAGCAGGTGAGGCGGGAGATGAACTCGAAACGCAACATCACAGCGACGAAGATGATGATGAGGACGCTGAAGCAGAGACTGCTGGCGCTGACCCCACCAGCGCAGCTGCACTTGCTGCTGCTGTCAGTGTAGCAGCAGCGGCTATCGGCGATGTGGTCGATGCGAATAGCGGCGCTGGTGTAGGAGCTACGGCAACACCCACACTGAATGCACCAACTGCGATGGCCACAACCAGCAACATCCGGGCGAAGCCGAAAGGCAAACGTGGTCCCAAACCCGCAGCGACACCGCTGCCAGTGAATAATGCATTCAGCAGTTTGGGCACCAGTCTTGCggatgatgatgaagatgagCTCGACGGCGACACCGATGGGGACGATGAGGATGAGGAAATGGACGAGGAAGCACTGGCGCGTGAAATGAAGAACGAACAGAATTTCGTTGAAGAGGAGGACGAACACGACATTGCCTTTCGTTCGCAGCAATCGTGTCGCGAATGCTCCATCACGCACGACTATAAAATCTGTCCACTACGCACAGCAATTGGTATCATTACCGATGCCGTGGATTTGTCCGAGTGGATAGAACGTAAGAATTTGGAAGCTTTGGCTAAATTAAAACACGATGCGCAACGGCAGGCGAAACAAGATCACGATCCCGATGACGAGGATATGGATGAGACGTCACAAATGTCTGAGCTCGAAACGAAACCGCTGATAACATTCGCCGAAGCTTCGGTGCCAGCCGAATTCGAGCTGCATAATGTCGAACCGAATGTGACGGGAGTTTTCGCGCGTACCGAGGTGCGTTCATATACGAAGTTGGGACCGCTTATTGGTCAACCGGTACAGAGCAGTGATGTGCGCGAAGGCAGCGACATGAAATGGATATTCGAAATTTGCGAAGCGGGCGCGGAGCTGTCACAACTGTTGTCTTGCGACAATCCGAACACTTCCAATTGGTTGCGCTACATACGACCGGCGCCCAGCTACGAGGAGCGCAATGTGAATTTGGTCTCGATAGAACGGCAAGCGTTCTTCGTCACCTGTCGCGATGTGAAGAACGGCATGGAACTGCTCTACTGGAGCGACGACTGCAATACGATGTGGCGCAAGAAACACACGGAGAAGACGA ATTGTGGCGGCTGCAATTTACGCTTCGACCATCCGCTCTACTATCGCACGCATTGCTCGATTTTCCACGATCCCTCGATGAGTCTCACCATACGCAAGTACCACTGCAAGGTGTGCGGCGAAGCGGTGCTCGGCAAGGACAACATCATGAAGCATGCGGCCGAGAAGCACGAAGGCAAAGGCGCCTACCAATGCCAGTTTTGCAACAAGTTCTTCCTGCGACTCAACTACTTGGAAATGCATCGCACCTACGGCTGTGCGGCCAATCCGAATCGTGCGCGACCACTTTGCGATTTCTGCGGTCGTAAATTTTGCCAACCGCAAAAGCTCAAGGCTCACATCAAGCGCATGCACAGTG GATCACGTGCCGCGCTGCAGCGTCACTCCAAGGAGGTGCACAGTCGCAACTCGACGGTGGTCAGTTGTCCGCGATGTCAGAAGCTCTTCCAGAATCGCAGtaatttgaaaatacatatgCTCACACATTCCGGCGTACGGCCATTCAA ATGTTCGGAACCCGAATGCAATGCCGCTTTCACTACGAAGCAATGTCTTCAGTTCCATTACAAGAAGGTGCACAACTATACACAGGAGCAAATGCCTCGGATTGAGCGTAGTGTCGCATATACCTTTGATGCTTATTCCGGTGGCATGAAAGTGGACTTTTTGG aACAAGCGCCGCGCCGTCGTCGCAAGAGTTTGGAGGATCAAAACTCGCGACTGAGCTCGAGCATACAAAGCGACACCGAGTTCTCGGACGACAATATCTTCGAAGCCATCAAGAAATCGGGCAAATCAATCAAAGATCTGTGCCGCAATGAACCAAATCTCTCATTACTCTCATCCAAGATCTCCAGCATATTCGGCGAAAAGGTTGTCGGCAGCCGGAAAcgtaagaaaaagaaagaacCATCAACACCAAGTATGAATCTCATGGGTGCTGTTGCTGGCGGCGCTGGTGTCGGCGTCGGTGTTGGCAACGCCACGGAGGAGGATGATGAGGACGAGCATATGGAGCAGGTGCGTCGCAAGCAAGCCAATGCACAATTGAGTCTCGTCGAATCCTTCTTGACCACGACAGCGCAGCGACTGACCGCACAACAACAAGTCCAACAGGTGGTCGCCGCCGCTGCCGCTGTATCGGCGATGGCCGGTGCTGGTGCGGCAGCAGTAGCAGAAGATCCTACCAAAATGCATATGATGACCGGACTGAATAGTCAGCACCACGCGATGGCGATGAGTGGACATGCAGTGGCGGGTATGCTGAACGATGACGATGACGAAGAGGACGACGAGGATGATAATGGCACGGATGATGTGCACGATGGCGGACATGGTGAGACGCATGACGACAATAACGGTTACCGCCATCACGCGGGGATGAATGCTTTGGGACAGAATTTGGTTGTGAGTAAAGGCAGCAAGAAATGGATTAGTGGCGATGATCGGCATCTCTCGCGCGACTGTGTTAACACGGTGGACCGCTGTGGCAtgggtggtggcggtggtgttggtgttggtgttggtggcgGTGTAGACACTGATGCAGCAGTCGCTGCAGCTATGGGTGGCGCTGCAGCTGTGGCGGCTGCCTGTAGTATGGCCGGTAATGGTGGCGGTGTTGGCGTCGGTGTGGGCAATGATATGGGTATGCCACCGTTTGCGGTGCCACCCAGCTCAGTAGACGATGCGAACAAATTGATTGGTCACAATCGTGACTTCTTAGCGCGTCTGATGAATTCCGCTAATGCGAGTCATGCGCATCACAATAATCGCGGTGAGGAGGATGAGAACTCATCTTTCCTCGATGTGGTCGAATCCAATAATAATAACCAGAACCAATTAGCGCAATACCATCACAAtagcggcggcggtggtggtggcggtgtgGTTGGTAATGTTGGCGCTGGCGGACATGTGGTCAACACGGGCAATGGCAATACAAATAATATGGTGGGCGCCGGTGCGAACAACACACCGGGACACCAAGCGGAGGAGGCACAGTTGCAAATGAACTCGTTGGCGCATTCACAATCGTTTATGAGTTCGTTTTACAACAATGCAAATGCAAGACTGAGCGGCGCTGGGGGCGCCTCAACATCGGCGAGCATGCTGGTTGAGGCGGCTTTGAATTCCGTGGGCAACATGATCGATTCGGAGAATAGTGACATGAAG GTACCAAATGACTCGAACATTAACACCGACAGTCCGATGAGCGCGCATCATGTGGACAACGAAACGAATCGTTTCAACACAGACACTGCCGCCAATCACCACTCCATAAACAGTATTGACAACCTCGAGAATGAGCTGAAGATGATGAAGAATCTCAGTAGCTTCCCCATGCAAATTCCACCACTGCCAATGTTCCCGAACTCAGGCAACGCTATGACCTCCTGCAACATATCGCCAAATGCTTCGACACCGACAAATCCTCAGAGCAACCAGAATAATAACGACGTCGATGTGGATGCCAGCTCCACGCCACGCCCACAGCATTTGGGTGGCGGCGCTACAGATTCCGACGGTTTCGCCTCGGTACATCATCGCACACCGCCCACGCCGCAACCCATCTCGCCTGGCCGCGATTATGGCATGTTCAGCAATGCGAATGCTACGGGTGCTAACGGCACACCCGGCGGTCCCGGCACCGCTGGCAGTAATAGCAGCGGTAATAGCGCcagtggcaacagcaacaataacatatCAGCTTCCTCACCTTTGCCCACAATGCAGGGGCATAGACGCAATGCATCTAGTGTCGGCAGCGCATATCCGGAGCATGAGCTCATATCGCCCGCATCGTCGCCGTCTATACCACGCTACAATTTCAATGGCGAAATGATGCGACATAAGCGCGCCGAACATGAGAATGAAAGACGGCAGGCGATCGGACATAATCCACATTTGTCTAGTGATGATGAGAACAGTATTATGCCACAAAATAG CTCCGGGCAAGATATGCGTATGAAGTTCTCGCAATCGCAAATGGATCTCATGTACACGAAGTACGAGAGTATGGCTGCCAATGCGGCGAATCTCAAGTACAACAGCCAAGAGCTCGACTCGCCCGCAGAATATCGCAGCGCGAATAGTAATACCGCAACTGCGCCCACCGCCAACGATCTGTCGGACTTGCAAGGACTCGACATGTCACGGTCCAGTGTCAGCGCTTCGAACTATCATCACAACTTCCAGTTGCCGGGCAGCGCCAGCACCAATATACCTGGTATCGGACGTTATCATCATCACATCTACGATATACTCTCCGAACGTGAACAGCAAACGCAACAAGCACagacacagcagcaacaacatcacaGTTCAGCTGTGGCGGCCGCCGCTGCTGTCGCtgcacaacatcaacaacagcagGAACATTCCAGCCAATTGGCTATGCAACAACACCAATCGGCCATGCACAATATGCTACCCGATCAACTGGGCGAACAAGATCATGATCAAACCACTTCGGTAGATTTGAGTCGCACCGCTAATTATGTGGTGCCATCACCACCACAACTGCCATACAATCATCCACATCACGATATGCTGCGCATGGCTTCCCTCGACTTAACGCCGAATACCAACATGTCCGTCGGCAATAATCGCTCGTTCCTCTCCTCGCAAATGCAACACCAAAGCCGTGAGAGTTTGGAGCATCATCGCCTACTGTCTACCGTGGAACAGCATCGCATATTGGCCGCATCCAATGTTGCTGCTGATCAGCATCGTTTACTAGTCGATCCCACCGCTCATCTGCTGATGGAGCAAAACAACCGGCTCTTGGGCACAGATCAGTCACGTCTGCTCGGCGAGTCGGCGCAAAATCGGCATATGGCGCGTAGTTTTGGCGCTTACCATCAGGTCGCATCAGGCAATTATCATCCGGGTGTGCGTCCACCAGTACTGCCATCGGCTAATCATCATGCTTCCAATCCATCAAACTATCATCCCTTCCCGGCTTATTATTAA